The following nucleotide sequence is from Photobacterium gaetbulicola Gung47.
CACCCAACAGGTTAAGAGCCGAGAGTTCTATGCTCATCCCGGAGAGAAGAAAGAAGATGATGAGAAAAGGATCACTGACTGTTTCAATATCATGAAAAGGCCTTTCGATATGTTTTGCCCTTCTTGCCACTGTTGCCCCTAGCATCATACAAGCTAGCAAATAAGAGACGTCTAAGAAGAGAGCACAACCACCACAGATGAAAACAAAGCCCATCGCTTCAACAAGCGTCGGCTCGCCAGGCCGGTGACGCCCTACCACTGCCGACATCGGTATTCCGATGACAACCCCCAATAGCAATGCCCCGAACACCTCCCAAGCACTGTGTGCAATATCGCCAACACTTGTTTCATTACCAGCGACAGTGGTCGCGGCAACCAATAGCAAGCTGAATATTATTACGCCCCACGCATCATCGACCGCAACGACCCCCTTGAGGAGCCTGGATACGGCCCCACGGGCCCTGTACTCATGAATAACATCGACGGTAGCGGCCGGATCGGTTGCCGTTGCAATACCCGCAAGGACCAAGGACAAAACAAGGTTGGAGGTCGCCAGAAAGATAAGGCTAAATACGGCGATTGCAGGCACCAAAGAGGCACCGAGTGAAATGAGAAAGATCTGGCGTCGCTCGGCAATGAGATCCCGCCCTGCAAAGCTTTCGCCAAGCAAAAAACCAATCATCGCCAATGCTAGGTGGGTGACGGTTGAAAAGTGTTGGGTAAATGCCGCCGGAACGATATCCAGCCCGACCGGCCCTACTAGCACACCAATTGAAACCAGGATGGTGACACGGGGGATATGGGCTCGTGAACTGATAGCGTGAGCGAGCCAACCGGTCAGGAAAATAAAGCCGATAATCAACAAATCAGGCATCGTTTCAACTAGCATGTCTTTGGGATTGCATTCTCAGTTTGTTTGAGCACCACATTCTTTTACTTTAGGTGAATTCTCACCCGCTGTAGTGTTCACCGACTCACTTAATCCGAGAAACTAGGTAGCATGAGTTTATTGTGGGCTCACAGCATCAACAGCTGAAAAAGCAGTAACTCCACTGCCGCGACGGCAACTTACAGCCTCATACCCAGTCCGGTCTACACGAGATGGGGATCTCTCTGGAGCAAAAATGCACGGTCGCCGAGCGTTGGAGTGCCTATGTCGAACTTGGTGCGGTGTATGAGGGATTTGAGTTGGATACCACCGAAGGCATGTCCAAACTGACGTTGACGCATCAGTTTTTGGTTATTAGTACTGGATGCGAGTTTACACAGAGGAAGCGGGAATATGAGTGAGTGATTTCATGATGGCTCAACGATTCGCCTTTGTTACAGAGCTTGTCCCTATTCGTCCAATGCAGAAACGATATAAATCGGCACATCTTTCAATAAAATTAAATTATTATTTTTATAATATTTGATAATTTCAGTTAATTGTTAGTTCTCCATATACTCTCTCCATCGAAACAAATCTTGTACTAATCACGAAGCAAGACATCAGAGTCTGGAGCAAATTATGAAAATGAATCACGTAGGTATCATGGTCGGCGATATGGATAAAGCAGTTGAGTTTTATACCAATGCTCTAGGCCTGAAAGTCGTTATGGGTAACACCAAAGTCGTTGAAGAGCGTGAGACCGCCATCGGCAGAATGTGTATCGCTGTTTTCGGCGAAGGCTTCAAAGGTTTCAACATTGCCCACCTGGTCACTACCGATGGCATTGGTGTTGAGTTGTTCGAAATGAAAGAGCGCCAAGAGCGTCACGAAGTTGACTTCTCTCGCCTGGGTATTTTCCACTTCTGCCTTCAGACCGATGATTTCGCAGCGACAATTGAAAAAGTGGAGAAGTTCGGCGGTAAAGTACGTATGGATATCATGCGCTACCATCCAGAAGATGATAACAAACCAGCTAAAATGGTTTACCTGGAAGACCCGTTCGGTAACTTGTTTGAGCTTTACTCTCACACTTACGAAGAAACTTACGCTTCTGAGTACGAGTAAAAACCGAAAGCCAGCCTAGTCAGGCTGGCTATTTCACTTCTATGTGTCACCTAAGTCTATTGTTTTCACAGCGATAGCACTCGGTACTTTGTTCACCGACTCACACAGCAAAATAAAGGCGATGGCAAAAATAGGGAGATGGCCTAACACATCGGCTGGCCCCGCTACATAGGTCGTTATCAAGAAAATAGTCGCCAGCAACCCCATCACCAATCGGTTTGCGAAGCCTAACATTAGCATTAGTCCTAGCAGAGACTCACTCAAACCCACAAACCAGACAAAATGCAAGTGACTGAATGCTTCCCAGCCAAGTAACTGGAAAAAGTTATAGTAAGGATACATTTCAAGAAACGTCAGCGATAAACCTGGCAGCATGAGTTTATTGTGCAGCCCCAATATCAGCAGTTGTAACCCCAGCATAAAACGAAGCAAAATCACGGCGGCTTCTCTCCCACCGATTTGCTGGGCTAAGTAACTGAACATTTTCTTATCAAAGGGAGTAATGTAAGGGCCAATCAATACTAACGCGCCTCCAATACCGATAAGCTCTGGAAGATAGTCAATCACTGCTGAAAATGGCAACAATATGCTCGAGGCTATTGCGATCAACAAAATCATAAACCCACTGATTGTTACCGAAAAAACCATGACAGTGGCCACAGCAACTTGCAAACAAACACCAATCATCTCACGTCCCGTATCCAATTGGAGATTCGGCGCAATAAACTCGCCCAGCACCACATTAAGGATAAAAAATAACGCCATGACGACGGTTAAAAGCCGCCAAAAAAAGAAGGTGTCGGTCATAACAGGATTGGATGTCACCGAGCCGATTAACCCTTGCCGAGTAACAACATACGCAAAGAGACAAAAACCCAGTACGGCCACTAATATCGAATAGAATAACGCATCAACCGGTAGGCTTACATCCGTATATTGCGTGGAGTTAACAAACCATCGTACATGTGCCCAACTAGGTAGTGAAAATAGGCTAATAAACAACAGGGAAATATATTTCATTCTACTTTCTCCTGGTTGTGGGCAAGCTCCCATACAGATGAAGGTGCTATTCCACTTTCAAGTGACAATAAAAACTGCTCAAGTTGTTTGAGTTGGAAGGGAAATAGGTAAAGCGGTTCTAGCTCTGTGTGGTTCAAGCTATTCCGAGGCGAGCGATTGTAATAATCCATTACCTCACTAAGCTCATTAAACGCGCCGTTGTGCATGTACGGTGCCGTTAAGCTTATATTTCTGAGTGTTGGGACTTTAAATGCATGGCGTAACTCTTCACCTGCTGTTTTTAAATACACCAGCTCATCACAACTACCTTCACCTTCATCGGCATATCGGCTTAAGCAATTGAACTCATTATTTGGCAGTTGCTCAATAATCGCCAAGCGCCCTTCATCATGCAGACTCCCAGGCGCTGCGGTTGCGGTGAATCCTCCATTTGAAAACAATGGTCCGCTATGACAGCGGATACAACGCCCCCTGTCGCTGATAAATAGGCGTAGCCCTGCCTCTTCAGCGGGGCTCAAAAGCTGATGAGCCGACCCATAATCTTTTTTGACAACCGCTTCGACATACTTATCAAACCTCGACTCTGCGGGCATCAGTCTGGCTTGGTATGCCGCCAAAGCCTTACCTATTGACGCATAGATCTGGTTGATTTGGCTGCGCTGCCCATCGGTCAACAACTCCCAGTTTTCGGCACTGTTTACTGGCGAGGCTTGTCTTGGCAATGATGCCTTTTCGTTCAGAAAATTAGTCAGTTTTTCCGTTGCTCCAAATGCCTCTTTGTAGTCATCCTGGAAGTTGTCCAGTACGATATGAACAACTTCAAGCCGACTCAGTGCATGCTCAGTAGGATCTTCGAGCGGAAACAGTGCCTGTGACCATAAACTATCAGCCCGACCATCCCAAAATTGCCAAGAAAAAGCCGCACTGCCCACCACAGTGGGCGTATTACGCTTGCCGTCTACCGCTTTACCCGATGTGAAGTAATGTTTAGGTTGGTGGCAATGGGCACAGGAGGTATCGCCTTTTTGGCTTAACTGGGGTGAGAAAAACAATTTTCGTCCCAGCTCTGCGGCAGCATCATTACCGATATAAGCATTACCAGGATCAGTGACTGGCGGTAGATTGGACAAATGCAGTGACTGCAGAATCCTTAGGTCATCTTGGTTCCAATGCTGGCGAAAAGCGGGTCCCTCCCCGGGGCACCCGATAATCACCATACACAGCAATAGGTAATTGAAGCGCCTAAAGCATAAACTCAAAGATAAATTCATGGGTACGCTCTCTGTCATCCTTACATGAAAAGACCACTTGCCATAAACCCGGCATCTGAAACTTCAAGCCATCTATTCGGTAGTTTCCAACGTCTCTCTCTTGGTGCCATTGGGGTTGAGTAGGTAAACCATGCCGATGAGCAGGCATACCACCTCTTACCTGCAGTGGAACACAGTCGGTAGGATTTCCTGAACTATCAGTTATGTGCAAATTCCAACTATGTATCTGATTAATGGGTACATCATTATATTTCTCAACGTTATACGCCCTCCATCCAAACTCACTAGCAGCCTCGATACTCTCTGATGCGATCGCCATCACGCTATAGATAATTGAGATAAAGACAAAGAGAGGACGAGTAACTGCCCTTACCATAAATATATTTACCTTATATAAATTATTTGTTGATTTAATTTAACCCATGAATATTTTTCAAACACTTTAATACTGATTAAATCAATAACAAAACACATCAAACCGAATAAACAAGTGATTATTTTAAAAATACCCCATCATATTTTTAATATATAAAGTGAAAAATTTTCCATTGAGAATGTTCTTACTCTCTTGGCAAAAATTCCTTTATGAAGCGGCGTCACACATTCAATAAATCAATCGCAGATTACATACATAGATGTTCACACAAGTGCACAGTAATTTAGTCAAAACCGCCATCAATAACCTTAATCCACAGATGGTTATTTAGCCACGTTCATAAATAAAATCTTTATTACATCTAGGAATATACCCAAGCTACTTCAAGATGCAGGTTCAGCACCTTGAGGTAACTTGGGTATAAAATAAAAAAGCCAGCCGTTACCGGCTGGCTTGGTCTCATGCAATTGGGCAATTACACAAGTCTCGACTTAGAATACCGTTTGATCATCAATCTTAGTCTGAAGTGCACGTAGTGCCTTCTCGACTAACTGACGACGCAGGTATTTCTCTTCAGCTGGCTGCATAGTCGGATTGCCCAGTGGGTGTGGGATTGCCACGGCTGGAACAATACGGTTTGCGCCGACTGTTTTCGAAATTGGGACTACGGTTGCAATGTGAACCACTGGCATGACTTTCTCGATTTCTTTGACCATCGTTGCGCCGCAACGTGTGCAAGTGCCTCAAGTGGAAGTAAAGATAGCAGCGGTGACCCCGGCTTTCTGCAGCTTCATCGCGATTTCTGCACCGTATTCTTTGGCTTTGGCAACCGCCGTACCGTTACCAACCGTGGTGTAGAACATATCATGCAGACTACCGATGACGCCTTCGCGTTCCATGTCGCGCAGCACGTCGACAGGCAGTACGCGGTTAGGGTTGTTGTTACATGCCACAGGGTCGTAGCCGCCGTGTGCGGTTTCGTGAGTATCTTCGGTCAAGCACTCTAGCCCCTGAATGCTGTACTCACCGTACTTGGAAGCACTGGAGGACTCGATATGATCCGGGTTACCTTTAGGCACCACACCACCAGATGTTACCAACGCAAACTTAGCTGTGCTGAGCATTTCAACCGGAGGTTGGGGCTCGACACGGTCAAACACTGGCATTGGGTATTCGGTTGTATACTCGCTACCCGCCAACTTGTTAATCAACAAATCAACCGCACGCTCAGAACCACGCTTTTGCGCGAAGAAGTTTACACGGATACCGCGGGCCATGTAGCCAGCTTCTTCCGGCGAGCCCATTTCACCTTCAGTGTCGATAAAGCGGTTGATCAGGTTAACCATTGCCGGCACCGCTTTACGCATGCTGGCAGCGCTATTGCCGGTTTCAACCATGTAGGCATATTGACGGAATAGTTCGTAACCAGGGTTTTCAGGGTACATACCAGAGATAGTAGTGATACCCATCTCATGCGCCACTTTTGCTACCGTACCACACGCCATACCATAGCGGCCGGCATTAAAGGCCGGGCCTGCTACCACAAGATCAGGTTTCAGCTGGGCTAATATTTCCTGCAGGCCGTGGCAACATAGGCTTTCGTTTTCGTTGAAGTAGGAGTCACCACAGATAATGGTATGGGTGATTTCTGCTTTGTCCTTCAGCATGGTGTTCACTTGCGCACCGACGCCAACCGGACCTTCCGCCACTTCCATTGGAATGTGGGCCATCTCTTCACCACCTTTCTGGGCGAAGAACTGGTTTAGGTAATATACGACTTTAATTGTCATTTGCGTGTCCTCGCTTAGCTAGCTTTGGTGGTGAGGGTGTGGAAACCAAGCTCACTGGTCGCACCGATAATCGCCTGTAGTTCTACAGTGATTGAACCGTCTTCATGCAAGCTACCATTAAAGCCACCCGCGACCACATCGGCATAGCGGTCGTGGCCAATCACGGTATTCATGGCAGGTAGGGTCACTAGCTGATTCGCGTTACCATTGGTGATCACCGCATCGGCACTCTTGTGGGAGTCAGCCAATGACTGGCTTTCACCGTTCTGGCCGGCATATTCGTCAGTCAGCAATACAGTCTTGATACCTGCGGCTTCCAACTTGGCACAGTTCATCATCAAGTCGGCATCTGGGTTACCAAAGCCTTCCTCGCTGACAATCGCCGCTTCCCACCCCATTTGCTTGGCGAGCTTGACGGTGAAGTTCGAAGAGCGCTCTTTGTCTTTCAGGGTGACGTTTTCGTTCGTCACGATAACGCCCATGAAGTTATACTTGGTGCCGTGGTGGCGGTATAGGTCATAAATGACCGGGCTGTTCTGGTGAACGAAGCTGGTGTTCTTGTCACAGGCCGATACACAGTTACCACTGATGATCGCGCCGTCCATCACTTCGGTTGGGTACATCAATGTTGGCAGAATGCCCTTCACATCAACACCGTAGTAATAAGTGTCGTGCAGCAAGCCCTGGCTTTGCAGCATGTAGACATAACCCACTTTCGGCAGGTGCGGGAATTGTGCAGCTTGCTCTAGCAGTGGCTTGGTTTCGTAAGTCTCAATCTCTTGTGGCTCAACATGCTCAGCCAAACGGCCGATCCAGCGAGCGGCTTCCAAGCCCACCAAACGAACCACGCCTTCGTGATCGTACTGGTTACAGCTATCGTCCACTTCGCACTGGATAACCAGGTTAAGGGTTGACGAGAACGGCGTGTAATCCGCGCCCGGCCCGCTCATATCGATGATCCCTTCCTGGAAACCAACGATTTCACCGGTGGTCACCACTGCCATGCCTTTTAGCACATGGGTGCGGCCTTCACCGACCATGGCTTCTTCGCCGAGGTGGCGCCCTGGGAAGATATCGCCTTCGCAGCCGACTTTAACGCGCGGTTCGATAACATCTTTAACCGGCATAATGCGGGTGCTGTCGCCGGGTTTGGCGATAGACAGTTCTAACGAGCGGATACGGTGATCCAGCTCGGTCAGGTGGGCAATTAATGCCTGCTGATCGATGACCACGGTATTTTCTTTGACTTCGCTTACTGGACCAAAGGCCAGATCGCGAACATGGATATTGCCTAGTTCGAGTTTCATGTGTTTCTCCAAACAAGCGTCAAATGGGAGGAGATCCCAAGATAGAATTGATTTAGCAAGGTGCCGGCCTCGGCTGAGGCCGGACAACCTGATTAGTGACCGAGTTAGCTGACCTTGAGGCCAGAACCTACCTCGGCAAACCCGACAACCCAACAGGGTTCATCTTGACTGCTAAATTCAGTTAATAACGCATCCAGACAATCTTTCGGTACTGCTGCCAGCAGGCCGCCGGAGGTTTCCGGGCAGCACAGCTTGCGATGCCAACTTTCATCCAGACCATCGTCGAAAGCTATGTCTTCACGATACGCATCGAGATTGCGCTTCGCCCCGCCCGGGAATAACCCTTGAGCGGCATAGTCTTCAGCTTCTGGTAAGAACGGCACCTGCTCCGCCTTGAAGTGCATACAGATATCACTTTTCTCTGCCATTTCATGGGCATGGCCCAACAGGGAGTAACCAGTGACATCGGTACACGCCTTAACGGGGTAGTTGGCAAAGATCTCAGCCGCCTTGCGGTTTAGCTTTTTCATATTGTCAGTAGAAGCTTTGATCGCCGCCTGACTAGCTTTACCGCGTTTTGCAGCTGTCGAGATCAGCCCGGTACCAATCGGTTTGGTCAGTACCAGGACATCGCCACTTTCCACCGCCGCCTTGGTTTGCACTTTGGACGGGTGGATGGTACCCATCACAGACAAGCCAAACTTCGGCTCGCTGTCTTCCACGGTATGGCCGCCAACCAATACCGCGCCGGCTTCACGGACTTTCTCCGCACCGCCTTTGAGGATTTGGCCGACAACCTCTTGAGGAAGGTCGGTTGGCACACAAAAGATATTCATCGCCAGTGTTACCTGACCACCCATGGCATAGACATCACTCAGGGCATTCGCTGCGGCAATGGCACCGAAGTCATAGGGGTCATCCACGATCGGAGTAAAGAAATCCAATGTTTGGATAACGGCAACATCGTCGTTGATTTTGTAGACGGCAGCATCATCACTTACCGTCAACCCAACCATCAGATTGGGATACGCTTGTTCGGGAAATAGGGGTGAAATGGACTGCAGAACCTGCGCCATGGCCTTGGGGCCTATTTTAGCGGCTCACCCGGCTTTCTTGGTCATCTGCGTCAGACGAATTTTCTCTGTCATCTCTAATTCCTTTGAAGTGGACGGTAAGGGTGCCCCACTATTTGATATCAATATCAGCAACTGAGGCCCCGATGAACTATTCCAATCGGACAGAATAGTGTAATTATCTGGATTTAAAGCAGAAATCCATGTTAGCTGATATAGTCTGCCTCAACTAACCTGATTCTTGCTTGTTCCAAATCATCTTTTGCCACTAGCACGATAGGACCCGTACAGCCCATCCCGGTGCGGGCAAAAATGTTCGCTTTCCACAGTGCCTGGCAGGCCTCTTCGATAGCGAGGATATCTATCCCGCCTATCTCTGCGTCGGTCACCTTCTCCGGTGGTGCAACCACCGTTTCAGTCTGCTCCGCAGCAGGCTTGGCCGTGCAATATCTGGTCAAGACACTGTTTAACCCTGACAGGGTGGCGGCTTCCCATTCCTCGTCAACGCGCTTCATAACCTCTCCTCTCGCTGCGTCAGCACACAACCTCATGGCTCCTGCCACAACCGGTGCGCCTGACGCCCGTGAGATGATATTCACAGGTTGTTTCGTCGCGCCCTCACCTAACCCCGGTCCATAGCCAAAGCCAGAGGCTTCATAACTACCACCAGTCGTAAATGACGAGAACATTTTCATCAGCAGATTGCCAGTCAGGCTATCGGTCACCATTACATCCGGTGTGCCCTGCAACAGATCGTTGCCGCGCATGGCAATACCGCCATCAGCTCGTCCGGATTCGGCAAACTGGATATCGTAACCACCCTGCTTCAGCTCACGCAGTGCCCGTTCGCACACTGCGGCGCCATCCACATTGAGCACACCGACAGTAGGCTTTTCGATCCCTGTTGATTTAGCCAGCGCGATACCGTAAATCGCATTTTTCAGCATGGCTGCCTGACGCTGGGTATCGGTGGTCCCTGTCGTAGAAGCGATGATCATTTCACGCCCCGTTGACGGTGTTACCACCTTGCCCATGGTGCTCACTCCTAATGGGAAAGCGTAATGAAGGGTGACGCAGCCGTCGAGCTGCTGCTCGGCAAACAGGCTTTCCATCACCTTGTGGCACTCATGCAGATCCGCTGCCGGATAACATTCGAAGCCACAATCTGGTCCATCACAGCCAATCAGGACAGGTTCGATATCACTGTACTGGCGGGCAACCATCTGTGCCCCGCGCAGTAATTCTTCAGACCCGTGCTCGCTGCCAATTAGGGTCAGGCCGATGCGAAGTTTTTTGCCAAACTGTCCACTCATCAAGCCATCAGCCATGGCATTGAAAGTATCGGCCAGTTGTTGATTGATATTCGCCATCTCAGCCTCCGGTTACTGCTCACCCTGTTTAGGGGTCAGTAGGTTCTCAGCCACATCGCGCATTGCCTGCGCAACGACTTGTTTAACCTGATTTTCGTCAAAGGCTTGTGCTTGTTTGCCGCTGTTCTTCTGCACCACAAAGCTGAGGCCATCGAACAAGTTGGTCATACGCCCGAGGAACAAGCTGCCTTTGCCGACCATCATGAAATTGTTGATTTCACCGTTGATAATCATCTCGCGACCAAAGCCAAGGAAGGGAACCCCTGATGGAATATGGCCCTGGGTCGGCGCAAAACCTGTCATGCCATGCTGCTGAACAAAGGCGGGAAGCTGAGTACGCTCCATTTGGCCTTCTTTCACTGCCAGTGCCGCAATCATCTTGTAGTTGGACTCGGGCACATTCCCGGCGCCGGCTGGCTTGGTGATCTCAGGGTTTTGCATTTCCACCGAGTACTTGTCGATATCGGTCATCTTCATGCCCGCTACTTTCAGCGGGTTGGCAATCAGAGCTGTCATAACGGCCTGAGGCGATGAGCCCGTCCCGATCTGGTGACGGCCGACAATATCAGTATTGATTTCCGGGCTGACACCGTCGTTTTCTGTCACCATGCAGGCAAAGCCTGCCAGGCAATCTTCCAATACCGGCATGTTTTGCTTCACATGGTCACGGCCGTTCATGCCCAGTTTGGCAACCGCGCCACCTGCAACCACCATCACGTTCTTGAACACGCCTGATTTCACT
It contains:
- a CDS encoding putative sodium/hydrogen exchanger (COG0475), encoding MLVETMPDLLIIGFIFLTGWLAHAISSRAHIPRVTILVSIGVLVGPVGLDIVPAAFTQHFSTVTHLALAMIGFLLGESFAGRDLIAERRQIFLISLGASLVPAIAVFSLIFLATSNLVLSLVLAGIATATDPAATVDVIHEYRARGAVSRLLKGVVAVDDAWGVIIFSLLLVAATTVAGNETSVGDIAHSAWEVFGALLLGVVIGIPMSAVVGRHRPGEPTLVEAMGFVFICGGCALFLDVSYLLACMMLGATVARRAKHIERPFHDIETVSDPFLIIFFLLSGMSIELSALNLLGVIGLVYVLARCLGKIFGAVVFAHFAQSSPQVTRYLGWCLLPQAGVAIGMALLVGERLPEIGEPVLTLAVTTTVFFELIGPLVTRWSLYRAGELQ
- a CDS encoding hypothetical protein (COG0346); this encodes MKMNHVGIMVGDMDKAVEFYTNALGLKVVMGNTKVVEERETAIGRMCIAVFGEGFKGFNIAHLVTTDGIGVELFEMKERQERHEVDFSRLGIFHFCLQTDDFAATIEKVEKFGGKVRMDIMRYHPEDDNKPAKMVYLEDPFGNLFELYSHTYEETYASEYE
- a CDS encoding hypothetical protein (COG1858), translating into MTESVPMNLSLSLCFRRFNYLLLCMVIIGCPGEGPAFRQHWNQDDLRILQSLHLSNLPPVTDPGNAYIGNDAAAELGRKLFFSPQLSQKGDTSCAHCHQPKHYFTSGKAVDGKRNTPTVVGSAAFSWQFWDGRADSLWSQALFPLEDPTEHALSRLEVVHIVLDNFQDDYKEAFGATEKLTNFLNEKASLPRQASPVNSAENWELLTDGQRSQINQIYASIGKALAAYQARLMPAESRFDKYVEAVVKKDYGSAHQLLSPAEEAGLRLFISDRGRCIRCHSGPLFSNGGFTATAAPGSLHDEGRLAIIEQLPNNEFNCLSRYADEGEGSCDELVYLKTAGEELRHAFKVPTLRNISLTAPYMHNGAFNELSEVMDYYNRSPRNSLNHTELEPLYLFPFQLKQLEQFLLSLESGIAPSSVWELAHNQEKVE
- a CDS encoding putative glycine reductase complex selenoprotein GrdB2; this translates as MVKEIEKVMPVVHIATVVPISKTVGANRIVPAVAIPHPLGNPTMQPAEEKYLRRQLVEKALRALQTKIDDQTVF
- a CDS encoding glycine reductase complex selenoprotein B — its product is MTIKVVYYLNQFFAQKGGEEMAHIPMEVAEGPVGVGAQVNTMLKDKAEITHTIICGDSYFNENESLCCHGLQEILAQLKPDLVVAGPAFNAGRYGMACGTVAKVAHEMGITTISGMYPENPGYELFRQYAYMVETGNSAASMRKAVPAMVNLINRFIDTEGEMGSPEEAGYMARGIRVNFFAQKRGSERAVDLLINKLAGSEYTTEYPMPVFDRVEPQPPVEMLSTAKFALVTSGGVVPKGNPDHIESSSASKYGEYSIQGLECLTEDTHETAHGGYDPVACNNNPNRVLPVDVLRDMEREGVIGSLHDMFYTTVGNGTAVAKAKEYGAEIAMKLQKAGVTAAIFTST
- a CDS encoding glycine reductase proprotein GrdE, with the protein product MKLELGNIHVRDLAFGPVSEVKENTVVIDQQALIAHLTELDHRIRSLELSIAKPGDSTRIMPVKDVIEPRVKVGCEGDIFPGRHLGEEAMVGEGRTHVLKGMAVVTTGEIVGFQEGIIDMSGPGADYTPFSSTLNLVIQCEVDDSCNQYDHEGVVRLVGLEAARWIGRLAEHVEPQEIETYETKPLLEQAAQFPHLPKVGYVYMLQSQGLLHDTYYYGVDVKGILPTLMYPTEVMDGAIISGNCVSACDKNTSFVHQNSPVIYDLYRHHGTKYNFMGVIVTNENVTLKDKERSSNFTVKLAKQMGWEAAIVSEEGFGNPDADLMMNCAKLEAAGIKTVLLTDEYAGQNGESQSLADSHKSADAVITNGNANQLVTLPAMNTVIGHDRYADVVAGGFNGSLHEDGSITVELQAIIGATSELGFHTLTTKAS
- a CDS encoding putative selenophosphate synthase (COG0709), whose amino-acid sequence is MAQVLQSISPLFPEQAYPNLMVGLTVSDDAAVYKINDDVAVIQTLDFFTPIVDDPYDFGAIAAANALSDVYAMGGQVTLAMNIFCVPTDLPQEVVGQILKGGAEKVREAGAVLVGGHTVEDSEPKFGLSVMGTIHPSKVQTKAAVESGDVLVLTKPIGTGLISTAAKRGKASQAAIKASTDNMKKLNRKAAEIFANYPVKACTDVTGYSLLGHAHEMAEKSDICMHFKAEQVPFLPEAEDYAAQGLFPGGAKRNLDAYREDIAFDDGLDESWHRKLCCPETSGGLLAAVPKDCLDALLTEFSSQDEPCWVVGFAEVGSGLKVS
- a CDS encoding Fatty acid/phospholipid biosynthesis enzyme (COG0416) — encoded protein: MANINQQLADTFNAMADGLMSGQFGKKLRIGLTLIGSEHGSEELLRGAQMVARQYSDIEPVLIGCDGPDCGFECYPAADLHECHKVMESLFAEQQLDGCVTLHYAFPLGVSTMGKVVTPSTGREMIIASTTGTTDTQRQAAMLKNAIYGIALAKSTGIEKPTVGVLNVDGAAVCERALRELKQGGYDIQFAESGRADGGIAMRGNDLLQGTPDVMVTDSLTGNLLMKMFSSFTTGGSYEASGFGYGPGLGEGATKQPVNIISRASGAPVVAGAMRLCADAARGEVMKRVDEEWEAATLSGLNSVLTRYCTAKPAAEQTETVVAPPEKVTDAEIGGIDILAIEEACQALWKANIFARTGMGCTGPIVLVAKDDLEQARIRLVEADYIS